One window from the genome of Elaeis guineensis isolate ETL-2024a chromosome 5, EG11, whole genome shotgun sequence encodes:
- the LOC105045436 gene encoding uncharacterized protein yields MSLLHFPDAVNSKSLQIWNNAVFDDAAGGSDVAAAKLALSALQPISSNQSESLDFDPCKENRSPTPVYDKTPISKKSSTALKPAISGKSSKVSFKEDAQINDESIDDEIEEIEKEIRRLSSRLEALRVKKAEGDSRVAAARRHGRIVPAKFMDAKQSTMKILEMPASKKMEQSPSSAKLRQRCGSLGPLEIIASSPKVLDLKQSSTKNLGSSSALKKIEESPASARLQRRGVSLGPLEIHESIRSRQSKALEGTTLRSVQIHKKQGFWKLDGIQEEKGKTRRSSPKSRPSIAAKASVPRKGATTTAATKKVAESPTNARLQRRGVSLGPSEIAMSARSRQIRKIQEVKEKGMKAEKRGRSLSTSPRSRRSSAAAKVSDLRKGIATVGAKKPVKKEEGSLTSLKPKVLFHEGKNTVPAKRPSKNTRARVVASRYSLATTRVAGDEPESSLRKWSLPELGMDETNGSIQGSHGSAHESQEELDVQMKKEGEMSSKVEGNVDRLLSVDENSPPSIMKIAESLPKIKTLRCINESPRDSGCAKRVAELVGKRPVFGKADDEDVASPCQSLTFEGEE; encoded by the coding sequence ATGAGTCTCCTCCATTTCCCAGATGCCGTCAACTCCAAAAGCCTCCAGATTTGGAACAACGCCGTCTTTGACGATGCCGCCGGTGGCTCCGATGTGGCCGCAGCAAAGCTGGCATTGTCTGCTCTCCAACCCATCTCCAGCAACCAATCGGAGTCACTCGACTTCGATCCGTGCAAGGAGAACCGCAGTCCCACTCCGGTCTACGACAAAACCCCGATCTCCAAGAAATCTTCGACAGCTCTCAAGCCAGCTATTTCTGGCAAATCATCCAAAGTATCCTTCAAGGAGGATGCCCAGATCAACGACGAAAGTATCGACGACGAGATCGAGGAGATCGAGAAGGAAATCAGGCGGCTGTCATCGAGGCTCGAAGCGCTACGAGTCAAGAAGGCGGAGGGGGATTCGAGGGTTGCGGCCGCCAGACGGCATGGGCGGATCGTTCCAGCTAAATTCATGGACGCGAAGCAGAGCACGATGAAGATTCTTGAGATGCCTGCTTCGAAAAAGATGGAGCAATCTCCGTCGAGCGCGAAGCTTCGGCAGAGGTGTGGTAGTCTTGGACCGCTGGAAATCATTGCTAGCTCCCCAAAAGTCCTGGATTTGAAGCAAAGCTCGACGAAGAATCTTGGGTCATCATCGGCTCTTAAGAAGATCGAAGAATCTCCAGCAAGCGCAAGACTCCAACGGAGAGGAGTCAGCCTCGGGCCACTTGAAATCCATGAGAGCATCAGGTCTCGGCAATCGAAGGCACTTGAGGGTACTACTCTGAGATCAGTGCAGATTCACAAGAAACAAGGCTTTTGGAAGCTTGACGGCATTCAAGAAGAGAAGGGGAAAACAAGGAGGTCCAGTCCTAAATCTCGACCATCAATTGCTGCTAAAGCCTCCGTACCAAGGAAGGGCGCTACGACAACCGCTGCAACAAAGAAGGTTGCAGAGTCTCCAACAAATGCCAGGCTCCAGCGAAGGGGTGTCAGTCTTGGGCCCTCAGAGATAGCCATGAGTGCTCGATCTCGTCAGATAAGAAAGATTCAAGAAGTCAAAGAGAAAGGGATGAAGGCAGAGAAGCGAGGACGAAGTTTGAGCACAAGTCCTAGATCACGGCGATCATCTGCTGCTGCTAAAGTCTCTGATCTAAGGAAAGGGATTGCAACTGTTGGAGCAAAGAAACCGGTGAAAAAAGAGGAAGGATCACTGACTAGCCTTAAACCTAAGGTTCTTTTCCATGAAGGAAAGAATACGGTCCCTGCGAAAAGGCCATCGAAGAATACCAGAGCAAGAGTTGTGGCGAGCCGTTATAGTCTGGCCACCACACGGGTTGCAGGAGATGAGCCAGAAAGCAGTCTGCGGAAATGGTCATTGCCAGAGTTAGGCATGGATGAGACCAATGGATCCATTCAAGGATCGCATGGGTCTGCGCATGAGAGCCAAGAGGAGTTGGATGTTCAAATGAAGAAAGAGGGGGAGATGTCAAGCAAGGTGGAGGGAAATGTAGATCGCTTGTTATCTGTTGATGAGAATTCTCCTCCGTCGATCATGAAGATTGCCGAATCACTTCCTAAGATCAAAACATTGCGATGCATCAATGAGAGCCCCCGTGACTCTGGGTGTGCCAAGAGAGTTGCTGAATTAGTTGGAAAAAGGCCGGTCTTTGGTAAGGCAGATGATGAGGATGTTGCTTCCCCTTGCCAGTCCCTGACATTTGAAGGGGAAGAGTAG